One genomic segment of Terriglobia bacterium includes these proteins:
- a CDS encoding metallophosphatase family protein → MRILLLSDIHANLEALDACLEQAPEHDLVVNLGDVVGYGASPNEVVERSRKLGKIVVRGNHDKACSGLSNMEDFNPIAGIAVIWTRTVLRKENLEWLRALPQGPAPLEGVEGVRFVHGSPYDEDEYLILVPEALRALAEAEVPLTFFGHTHIQGGFFAGTDDAAAIHPVYNSHGASEKFVFKLRKGMRYLINPGSVGQPRDGDWRAAFALFDTEAYSVTYYRVKYDVAAAQQRIIAADLPERLATRLAQGR, encoded by the coding sequence CGACTTGGTGGTCAATCTCGGCGACGTCGTCGGGTACGGCGCCAGTCCGAATGAGGTGGTGGAACGTTCGCGCAAGCTGGGTAAGATCGTCGTCCGCGGCAATCACGACAAGGCGTGCTCCGGGTTGAGCAACATGGAGGACTTCAACCCCATTGCCGGCATAGCGGTCATCTGGACGCGCACGGTGCTGCGCAAAGAGAACCTGGAATGGCTGCGCGCGCTGCCGCAGGGCCCGGCGCCGCTGGAGGGAGTGGAAGGCGTCCGGTTCGTACACGGCTCGCCGTACGACGAAGACGAATATCTGATCCTGGTGCCGGAGGCGCTGCGCGCGCTCGCCGAAGCCGAAGTTCCGCTGACCTTCTTCGGGCACACCCATATCCAGGGAGGATTTTTCGCGGGAACCGACGATGCTGCCGCCATCCATCCGGTGTACAACTCGCACGGCGCCTCCGAGAAATTCGTCTTCAAGCTGCGCAAGGGCATGCGCTACCTGATCAACCCCGGTTCGGTGGGACAACCGCGCGACGGCGACTGGCGGGCCGCCTTTGCCCTGTTCGACACCGAGGCCTACTCCGTCACCTATTACCGTGTGAAGTACGACGTGGCGGCAGCGCAGCAGCGGATCATCGCCGCCGACCTGCCGGAACGGCTGGCGACCCGGCTGGCACAGGGACGGTGA
- a CDS encoding ribonuclease HI family protein produces the protein MPFRPYPRRKKPAASQELFGALVEKLPEDRLIAHIDGGARGNPGPAGYGVVLEDAARRRLAALSQFLGHRTNNYAEYMGLIASLEYALAHGCKALEVISDSELLVKQINGQYKVRNLTLMELHRQAKALIGKLDWFNIHHVLRGKNKEADALANRAMDEGMGR, from the coding sequence ATGCCTTTCCGTCCTTACCCTCGCCGCAAAAAGCCCGCCGCCTCGCAGGAACTGTTTGGCGCGCTTGTCGAAAAATTGCCGGAAGATCGCCTGATCGCCCACATTGACGGTGGCGCGCGCGGGAATCCCGGTCCCGCCGGCTACGGCGTGGTGCTCGAGGATGCCGCCCGGCGCCGCCTCGCCGCACTCAGCCAGTTCCTCGGCCACCGGACCAACAACTACGCGGAGTACATGGGCCTGATCGCGTCCCTGGAATACGCCCTGGCCCACGGTTGCAAGGCGCTGGAGGTGATCAGCGACTCCGAACTGCTGGTCAAACAAATCAATGGCCAATACAAGGTCCGCAATCTGACACTGATGGAATTGCACCGGCAGGCGAAAGCGCTGATCGGGAAGCTGGACTGGTTCAACATCCACCACGTCTTGCGCGGCAAGAACAAGGAAGCCGACGCACTCGCCAACCGCGCCATGGACGAGGGAATGGGGCGTTGA